Proteins found in one Anopheles aquasalis chromosome 3, idAnoAquaMG_Q_19, whole genome shotgun sequence genomic segment:
- the LOC126577547 gene encoding protein lin-54 homolog, with translation MDELKHNIEDSDDLVEYTMEYEEVDELEEHEELILTGDDEYEEHLDEIETIETIEMIGCDGEEYEEQLLEEKDGNSDSDGEVVPSVSANVQGVRKFTLQSSGRSPVTTLDSVVVIRPQPSQVASTGGSAIKLLNNSQTNQRPATQTLSYRLVKSDGSVIMKSNESLKRSIAVSSPSVQPPTKVLLNANARVVQIQSKSGSASPVVPKNVTLAKSSPHITGAGSTTKTITMKSLPGSTMKMVSQVVPCVSGQIPEGSLRVTKANISTQPIATRVLNSHANQASADSPKIILNTANASALAGKKAQLQSVNLSGVKPVQYLRVMKPAQNRTDSAADTAALPTKIVVQTTNKQNTVSAIGQVRSVGSLTTKSPAGAVTIPSKIFLQNNKTYVVRNGEIQATSSTTATPTSSTGKPPLPTQRRIIISGNNLQTQNKINVVGGSRSLVIKTEDMKPIDSKQIRTVLGKSPMLPKAGGSASKETIVKEIVSYEDEEDDFDQKPFTETKILSSIKEDYDESGDIEASAAHSITSMSYSYAEEGYKKRPCNCTKSQCLKLYCDCFANGEFCYNCNCKDCHNTQKDDYARQKAIRCTLERNPNAFKPKIGSIGPSDVATRLHTKGCNCKRSGCLKNYCECYEAKIPCSSNCKCIGCRNTDQFVQEFHYFGVADGSGKSLEDGVAPKLSPGLYGRDMQRHLSQALSTGDTKLMVYDAANANQLSLNTDMSKLPLNKQPHNFMTPDVIEATLQCMIAQADECQKRGCSIRTSERMILQEFGRCLVEIMEFASKSDNDLTARASQPEEI, from the exons ATGGACGAATTGAAGCACAATATCGAAGATTCCGACGATCTGGTGGAATACACGATGGAGTATGAGGAAGTGGACGAGCTGGAAGAACATGAAGAGCTGATTTTAACTGGCGATGATGAGTATGAGGAGCATCtcgatgaaattgaaacaatcgaaacaatcgaaatg ATTGGTTGCGATGGAGAGGAATACGAGGAACAATTACTCGAGGAAAAAGATGGCAATTCTGACTCAGATGGAGAGGTTGTACCATCGGTTTCTGCAAACGTACAAGGGGTAAGAAAATTTACGCTTCAATCGTCAGGACGGAGCCCTGTTACTACTTTGGATAGTGTTGTGGTGATACGGCCACAACCATCGCAAGTTGCGTCTACCGGTGGTAGCGCCATCAAATTGCTAAACAACTCTCAGACAAATCAGAGGCCGGCTACTCAAACACTGTCCTACCGTCTGGTCAAATCCGACGGGTCAGTGATAATGAAATCAAACGAATCtttgaaacgatcgatcgccgtTAGCAGCCCTAGCGTACAACCTCCCACTAAAGTGTTGCTTAACGCGAATGCTCGCGTCGTACAGATACAGTCCAAGAGTGGATCAGCGTCTCCAGTAGTGCCAAAAAACGTTACCCTGGCCAAATCGTCTCCCCATATTACAGGCGCAGGGAGCACGACTAAAACGATTACTATGAAATCCCTCCCGGGAAGCAcgatgaaaatggtttctCAAGTTGTTCCATGTGTGTCTGGACAAATCCCAGAAGGCTCACTGCGCGTGACGAAGGCGAACATTTCCACCCAACCGATAGCTACGCGGGTTCTTAATAGCCACGCCAACCAAGCTAGTGCTGATTCTCctaaaattattttaaacacAGCAAATGCTTCTGCTTTGGCTGGCAAAAAGGCACAACTACAATCCGTTAATCTGTCCGGTGTGAAACCTGTACAGTATTTGCGCGTAATGAAGCCAGCGCAAAATAGAACTGACTCGGCGGCTGATACGGCAGCACTGCCAACAAAGATAGTGGTGCAAACGACAAATAAACAGAACACCGTCTCGGCGATCGGACAGGTTCGTTCCGTAGGAAGTCTCACTACAAAATCGCCGGCTGGAGCTGTAACAATTCCCTCGAAGATTTTCTTGCAAAACAATAAGACCTACGTGGTCCGCAATGGTGAAATTCAAGCAACGAGTAGCACTACAGCTACACCTACATCTTCAACTGGGAAGCCTCCTTTGCCTACACAGCGCAGAATCATCATTAGCGGCAATAATTTACAAACCCAGAATAAGATAAATGTAGTTGGGGGATCACGTTCTTTAGTAATCAAAACAGAAGATatgaaaccgatcgattcaAAGCAAATTCGAACGGTTCTTGGAAAATCCCCTATGCTCCCGAAAGCAGGCGGTTCAGCGTCTAAAGAGACGATCGTGAAAGAGATTGTTAGCTATgaagacgaggaagacgaTTTCGACCAAAAACCGTTTACTGAAACGAAAATCCTGTCTTCAATTAAAGAGGACTATGATGAGTCGGGCGATATAGAGGCATCAGCTGCACATTCGATCACGTCCATGTCTTATAGTTATGCTGAAGAAGGCTATAAAAAGCGACCGTGCAATTGTACTAAATCCCAATGCTTAAAATTATACTGCGATTGCTTTGCAAATGGCGAGTTTTGCTACAACTGCAACTGTAAGGACTGCCACAACACGCAGAAGGACGACTATGCACGTCAGAAAGCCATCCGTTGCACACTCGAACGTAATCCGAATGCTTTCAA ACCAAAAATTGGCTCGATTGGACCATCCGATGTTGCCACGCGTTTACACACAAAGGGGTGCAACTGTAAGCGATCCGGTTGCCTAAAGAACTACTGCGAGTGTTACGAGGCAAAAATTCCTTGCTCCAGCAACTGCAAATGCATTG GATGCCGCAACACCGATCAATTCGTACAAGAGTTTCACTATTTTGGAGTTGCCGATGGCTCAGGTAAATCGCTGGAGGATGGTGTTGCGCCTAAGTTATCCCCTGGATTGTATGGGCGCGATATGCAAAGACATTTGTCACAGGCGTTATCGACAGGTGATACAAAACTGATGGTTTATGATGCGGCGAACGCGAACCAATTGTCGCTCAACACTGATATGTCGAAGCTACCTCTAAACAAGCAACCACACAACTTCATGACACCAGACGTGATCGAGGCAACGCTGCAATGCATGATCGCTCAGGCGGATGAATGCCAAAAACGCGGCTGCAGCATACGCACCTCTGAGCGTATGATACTGCAGGAGTTCGGGCGCTGTTTAGTGGAAATCATGGAGTTCGCCTCGAAATCCGACAACGATCTAACCGCCCGTGCGTCTCAACCGGAAGAGATCTAA
- the LOC126575008 gene encoding SET domain-containing protein SmydA-8-like isoform X1 yields MNVAKKCGFCGKESTLKCGGCAGIYYCNPDHQKKHWRAKHKNECAKPYEIVYHSKEAKLARNEEIGRYFMATKPIPKDTVLFSENPLVIGPKWNLDEYEQRSAIVPCVGCFADCRLGQFRCEHCHWPACKPDCPGLTNANLHGIECGILRFGRAPKPTDDPETFFDYYRYDALLVLKCLAIQIRSPTQFEQMMNLESHYEMRKNTHYYQDADDRVVSYLLRNYLEPLQKLEQKQGKQVLKVCDRKVLHKIAGILEVNAMVIPLANGREICGLYPIGCMLEHCCVPNSFYTFDCSKGMKLTFKAGRDIQKGEHLSTTYTHSLWGTHLRRQHLKTNKYFGCKCERCSDPTEFGTFLSALRCMGLDGEPCGGYQLPIDPLSETSDWKCDRCPVQITHDQVNFLLSKIGEEVDELMGRKASVKEFEDLIHKLQNFLHPNHFHLLTLQHSLIQMYGHLSGYQLQGLSDALLQRKLSMCRDMMRIIDVLDPESFRLTLYAGSILLEQQFALVERNRRQQTSGTGNVENMKRDYQEAYDCLMRARKMLHNEMGTKQGKKLLEEVERALERISDDPLAAVDPVETV; encoded by the exons ATGAATGTGGCCAAAAAGTGCGGCTTTTGCGGAAAAGAATCGACGTTAAAGTGTGGCGGGTGCGCCGGAATCTACTATTGCAATCCGGACCATCAGAAAAAGCATTGGcgtgcaaaacataaaaatgagtGCGCCAAACCGTACGAG ATCGTCTATCATTCGAAGGAAGCAAAG CTGGCAAGGAATGAAGAAATTGGCCGTTACTTTATGGCCACCAAGCCCATCCCCAAGGACACGGTACTGTTTTCTGAAAACCCGCTTGTAATTGGACCAAAATGGAATCTGGACGAGTACGAGCAACGGTCGGCGATAGTTCCGTGTGTTGGTTGTTTCGCTGATTGTCGCCTCGGACAATTCCGTTGTGAGCATTGCCATTGGCCAGCCTGTAAACCGGATTGCCCCGGATTGACCAACGCGAACCTACACGGTATTGAGTGCGGCATCCTTCGCTTCGGGCGGGCCCCAAAGCCCACCGATGATCCGGAAACATTCTTCGACTACTATCGCTACGATGCACTGCTAGTGCTGAAGTGTTTGGCCATCCAGATCCGTAGTCCAACACAGTTCGAGCAAATGATGAACCTGGAAAGCCACTATGAAATGCGTAAGAATACGCATTACTATCAAGATGCCGATGACCGCGTGGTGTCCTATTTGTTGCGCAATTATTTGGAACCGCTGCAAAAGCTTGAACAAAAGCAAGGCAAGCAAGTGCTCAAGGTGTGCGACAGGAAGGTGCTGCACAAGATTGCCGGAATATTGGAGGTAAATGCAATGGTAATTCCATTGGCTAATGGAAGAGAAATTTGTGGTCTCTATCCCATCGGGTGTATGCTGGAACACTGCTGTGTTCCCAACTCGTTTTACACGTTTGACTGCTCTAAGGGCATGAAGCTAACGTTCAAGGCCGGAAGGGATATTCAAAAAG GTGAACACTTGTCCACAACCTATACGCATTCCTTGTGGGGAACGCATCTACGCCGGCAGCATTTGAAAACGAACAAATACTTTGGTTGCAAGTGTGAACGCTGCTCTGACCCGACGGAATTCGGAACGTTTCTTAGTGCTCTAAGGTGTATGGGATTGGATGGAGAGCCATGCGGCGGATATCAGCTACCGATAGATCCACTGTCCGAAACCAGTGACTGGAAATGTGATCGTTGTCCGGTGCAAATAACACACGATCAGGTGAACTTTCTCTTGTCGAAGATTGGCGAGGAAGTAGATGAGCTTATGGGACGCAAGGCCTCCGTCAAGGAATTCGAGGATCTCATACACAAACTGCAGAATTTCTTGCATCCTAATCACTTCCATCTGCTTACGTTGCAACATTCGCTGATTCAAATGTACGGCCACTTAAGCGGATATCAACTACAGGGACTTTCCGATGCGTTGCTGCAAAGGAAGCTGTCCATGTGTCGCGATATGATGCGTATTATCGACGTGCTCGATCCCGAATCGTTTCGACTCACGCTCTACGCCGGGTCCATATTGCTAGAGCAGCAGTTTGCACTGGTTGAACGGAATAGACGACAGCAAACTTCCGGTACTGGTAACGTAGAGAACATGAAGCGTGACTACCAAGAAGCGTATGATTGTTTAATGCGCGCTAGAAAAATGCTACACAATGAAATGGGAACTAAACAAGGAAAGAAGCTGTTGGAAGAGGTAGAGCGCGCACTGGAGCGGATCAGCGACGATCCTTTGGCAGCAGTTGATCCCGTGGAAACAGTCTGA
- the LOC126575008 gene encoding SET domain-containing protein SmydA-8-like isoform X2 produces the protein MNVAKKCGFCGKESTLKCGGCAGIYYCNPDHQKKHWRAKHKNECAKPYELARNEEIGRYFMATKPIPKDTVLFSENPLVIGPKWNLDEYEQRSAIVPCVGCFADCRLGQFRCEHCHWPACKPDCPGLTNANLHGIECGILRFGRAPKPTDDPETFFDYYRYDALLVLKCLAIQIRSPTQFEQMMNLESHYEMRKNTHYYQDADDRVVSYLLRNYLEPLQKLEQKQGKQVLKVCDRKVLHKIAGILEVNAMVIPLANGREICGLYPIGCMLEHCCVPNSFYTFDCSKGMKLTFKAGRDIQKGEHLSTTYTHSLWGTHLRRQHLKTNKYFGCKCERCSDPTEFGTFLSALRCMGLDGEPCGGYQLPIDPLSETSDWKCDRCPVQITHDQVNFLLSKIGEEVDELMGRKASVKEFEDLIHKLQNFLHPNHFHLLTLQHSLIQMYGHLSGYQLQGLSDALLQRKLSMCRDMMRIIDVLDPESFRLTLYAGSILLEQQFALVERNRRQQTSGTGNVENMKRDYQEAYDCLMRARKMLHNEMGTKQGKKLLEEVERALERISDDPLAAVDPVETV, from the exons ATGAATGTGGCCAAAAAGTGCGGCTTTTGCGGAAAAGAATCGACGTTAAAGTGTGGCGGGTGCGCCGGAATCTACTATTGCAATCCGGACCATCAGAAAAAGCATTGGcgtgcaaaacataaaaatgagtGCGCCAAACCGTACGAG CTGGCAAGGAATGAAGAAATTGGCCGTTACTTTATGGCCACCAAGCCCATCCCCAAGGACACGGTACTGTTTTCTGAAAACCCGCTTGTAATTGGACCAAAATGGAATCTGGACGAGTACGAGCAACGGTCGGCGATAGTTCCGTGTGTTGGTTGTTTCGCTGATTGTCGCCTCGGACAATTCCGTTGTGAGCATTGCCATTGGCCAGCCTGTAAACCGGATTGCCCCGGATTGACCAACGCGAACCTACACGGTATTGAGTGCGGCATCCTTCGCTTCGGGCGGGCCCCAAAGCCCACCGATGATCCGGAAACATTCTTCGACTACTATCGCTACGATGCACTGCTAGTGCTGAAGTGTTTGGCCATCCAGATCCGTAGTCCAACACAGTTCGAGCAAATGATGAACCTGGAAAGCCACTATGAAATGCGTAAGAATACGCATTACTATCAAGATGCCGATGACCGCGTGGTGTCCTATTTGTTGCGCAATTATTTGGAACCGCTGCAAAAGCTTGAACAAAAGCAAGGCAAGCAAGTGCTCAAGGTGTGCGACAGGAAGGTGCTGCACAAGATTGCCGGAATATTGGAGGTAAATGCAATGGTAATTCCATTGGCTAATGGAAGAGAAATTTGTGGTCTCTATCCCATCGGGTGTATGCTGGAACACTGCTGTGTTCCCAACTCGTTTTACACGTTTGACTGCTCTAAGGGCATGAAGCTAACGTTCAAGGCCGGAAGGGATATTCAAAAAG GTGAACACTTGTCCACAACCTATACGCATTCCTTGTGGGGAACGCATCTACGCCGGCAGCATTTGAAAACGAACAAATACTTTGGTTGCAAGTGTGAACGCTGCTCTGACCCGACGGAATTCGGAACGTTTCTTAGTGCTCTAAGGTGTATGGGATTGGATGGAGAGCCATGCGGCGGATATCAGCTACCGATAGATCCACTGTCCGAAACCAGTGACTGGAAATGTGATCGTTGTCCGGTGCAAATAACACACGATCAGGTGAACTTTCTCTTGTCGAAGATTGGCGAGGAAGTAGATGAGCTTATGGGACGCAAGGCCTCCGTCAAGGAATTCGAGGATCTCATACACAAACTGCAGAATTTCTTGCATCCTAATCACTTCCATCTGCTTACGTTGCAACATTCGCTGATTCAAATGTACGGCCACTTAAGCGGATATCAACTACAGGGACTTTCCGATGCGTTGCTGCAAAGGAAGCTGTCCATGTGTCGCGATATGATGCGTATTATCGACGTGCTCGATCCCGAATCGTTTCGACTCACGCTCTACGCCGGGTCCATATTGCTAGAGCAGCAGTTTGCACTGGTTGAACGGAATAGACGACAGCAAACTTCCGGTACTGGTAACGTAGAGAACATGAAGCGTGACTACCAAGAAGCGTATGATTGTTTAATGCGCGCTAGAAAAATGCTACACAATGAAATGGGAACTAAACAAGGAAAGAAGCTGTTGGAAGAGGTAGAGCGCGCACTGGAGCGGATCAGCGACGATCCTTTGGCAGCAGTTGATCCCGTGGAAACAGTCTGA